cctcctccggtgGTTACTCCGGTGGTTATACCACCACCAACTCCTTGTGTTAATTGTGTACAACCATCACCACCACCTCCAATACCGGTTCCTTGcccaccaccaccatcaccgCCACCGCCAATCCCGGTTCCTTGTCCACCTCCACCATCACCACCTCCTCCTGCGCCTTGCATTACTTGTGTCACAGCTCCAGCACCGCTTCCTCCGGTGCCTTGCGTTACTTGTGTCACAGCTCCAGCACCGCCTCCTCCTCAACCGTGTATTGTTTGTACCACAGCACCGGCTCAACCTCCACCAGTAGCTTGTCCACCGCCACCATTACCGCCGGTTATCCCTTTTGTCCCTACACCAATTATACTCCCTCCATTACCACCTTTATTCCCAGTTATGTCACCACCAGCAACGCCTACGCCAGTACCAATCCTACCTCCACCTACTCCACTGCTACCTCTTCCTCCACCTACTCCGGTGCTACCTCTTCCTCCACCTACTCCGGTGCTACCTCTTCCTCCACCTTCTGCGCCTCTTCCGCCACCGTTATCTTCCTCTATTCCATCACCATCCCTTCCATTAGTATTATCTCCCCCACCACCACTACCTGGCGGCTCGGTTTCACAGCCACCGTTTATGATGACGCCAACTCCTGTATTAGGCGGCGGTGCTCCGGGATTCATCGATATACCTCCGCCGGTGCAAGACCTCCCTCCTATTTTACCTCCACCGGTTCAAGACCTCCCTTCAATATTGCCTCCACCGGTTCAAGACCTTCCTTCCATGCTTCCTCCACCGGCTCAAGACCTTCCTTCCATGCTTCCTCCACCGGCTCAAGACCTTCCTTCAATGTTTCCTCCACCGGCTCAAGAGCTCCCGCCAGTTTTGCCTCCACCCGTTCAAGACTTTCCACAGATTTTACCTCCACCGGTTCAAGAATTTCCGCCGATTCTACCACCACCGGTTCAAGAGTTCCCACCGGTTTTCTCAACACCACCAATCCTACAAGATCCACCAACAGAACCAATATTCTCCACGCCACCAGCTCTTGGAGAATTACCACCGCAAGCTCCCGTCTTCACCACGCCCCCAGAAGTAACGAATCCATGGCTACCGCCAGAGCAACCGCCGGTTACGTCCATACCAACCATACCGGAAAATCCATATCCAAACCCGGACATGGGTTCAAATCAGCTTCCTCCACCCTCTTGGGATTCACCACCATCTAATCGTTAACTTTCTATAAAATCTTCaaattctcttcttttttttgttaaatgataAATATGTAACGTAATCTACACGTAATAAGCAGCAATGACGCATTGTAACAAATCTATGGTTATGATTTGCATTTCAATGAGTTTATAATCAGATTAAGCTCATCGTTGCCTCTAAAGGAGAGAATCCACGTGTCATATCCAAATTTGTCTcgtaaattagaaaataaatatttgcaaGAAAAAGACAAGCATGGATGATGTGGATATGGTGAATTTGTTTCTGACTTCTCATTGGTTAGAAATCTATCCACGACAGCCTCTGAGATTTCGTTAATAGATTCTCTATCATCATATCCACATTGTCCCTCTCTAAAGCTCCTCCCTTTGATTCTCTTTTGCTCCATAAAAACAgagagaacaaacaaaaaaccagAGGAGACGTATTAGAGATCTCATGGCGATGGCGGCAGTAACCGGAGCTGTGCTCAGTGGGCTTGGTTCTTCGTTCCTCTCCGGAGGCAAGAGGAGTATCACCGCTTTGGGAAGCGGCGTAGGTACTGGAGCTGCGAGAGTTGGCCGGAAAACTCTGATTgtcgctgctgctgctgctcaGCCGAAGAAATCGTGGATCCCCGCCGTTAAAGGTGGCGGCAACTTCCTCGACCCTGAATGGCTCGATGGCTCGTAAGTCTATAAACTCAAATCTCTCTTGTTACTAGCAATGATTAGTCTGAGTCTCGTGACGGTTCGGAACTATAGTTAGTAAAACGAGTCTTAAAGGAGTCGCCTTTACGCAATATCTGAGTCATTTGTGAATGGGTTTTCGCAGGCTACCCGGAGATTTCGGGTTTGACCCGTTGGGTTTAGGAAAGGACCCGGCTTTTCTTAAATGGTACAGAGAAGCAGAGCTGATCCACGGACGATGGGCGATGGCAGCGGTTCTTGGGATCTTCGTTGGTCAGGCATGGAGCGGCGTGCCATGGTTCGAAGCCGGAGCTGATCCACGTGCCATCGCACCGTTCTCTTTCGGGTCGCTTCTCGGGACACAGTTGCTTCTCATGGGTTGGGTGGAGAGCAAACGGTGGGTGGATTTCTTCAACCCGGATTCTCAGTCTGTTGAGTGGGCGACCCCGTGGTCGAGGACCGCTGAGAATTTCGCTAACTACACCGGAGATCAAGGGTATCCCGGAGGAAGATTCTTTGATCCGTTGGGACTCGCTGGGAAGACTCGTGACGGTGTTTATGAGCCGGACAGAGAGAAGCTGGAGCGGTTGAAGCTGGCGGAGATTAAGCACTCTAGGCTCGCTATGCTTGCAATGCTGATCTTTTACTTTGAAGCCGGGCAGGGGAAGTCACCTCTCGGTGCACTTGGTTTGTGAGAACTTTATGTCTTAGAGTCTGTAGATATAATTACTTTCTCCCAGAACATGATGCTGTTCTTCAAATATCATATCATTGCGTTAAAGTGACAAACAAATCATGAGTTCAGCTTGTGAACaatgtaaaattatatcatGAAAAGGcttatatattagtatataactctattatcaaatataaatgaataaTGAAACAACAGAGAGTTGAGGGAGTTTCTTCACTAGAGAGTAAAATGCCTAACGGAGTTTGAACAGCTAAGTCTCAGTCCCAACAGGGTGTTGACCAAACCAAAAGAGTGTGAAAATAGAACCATGGGGGTTCCTAACGCAGAAAGCTTACTGATTGTAATTCGGGATCTTGTAATCCGGGGTATCACGAAGGCTGAGTTGTGACAGGACAAGGCAGTAAGAATCCCAGTCAGTTCGTCTTAGATATTTCAACAGCTTCTTCCGTTTCTGCACCATTGCTACAAGTCCCTTCCGCGAATGCTTGTCCTACGGTTATACAGTCACCGAGTATGACATTTAGGGATACAGAAGAATATTGGAAACAACTTGAGGAGTGTTACCTTTTTGTGCAGAGCAGAGGTCAAATGCTTGATTTTAGTAGTTAGCTGCGCCACTGCAAGGACAGTAGACCAGAGGCATCACAAGATAATCTAACCCAAACTCTGTCTCAGCAAATGTGATCCTTTTGATCGTTAAAGCCAGCATTCATCAGAGAACCACAATTTACCTTGCACGCGTGCAGAACCACAATCTGATTCCGACATCTTGAAATCTTCCCTGACTTTCGTGAG
The nucleotide sequence above comes from Brassica napus cultivar Da-Ae chromosome A9, Da-Ae, whole genome shotgun sequence. Encoded proteins:
- the LOC106367076 gene encoding pollen-specific leucine-rich repeat extensin-like protein 3 → MMTPTPVLGGGAPGFIDIPPPVQDLPPILPPPVQDLPSILPPPVQDLPSMLPPPAQDLPSMLPPPAQDLPSMFPPPAQELPPVLPPPVQDFPQILPPPVQEFPPILPPPVQEFPPVFSTPPILQDPPTEPIFSTPPALGELPPQAPVFTTPPEVTNPWLPPEQPPVTSIPTIPENPYPNPDMGSNQLPPPSWDSPPSNR
- the LOC106367078 gene encoding chlorophyll a-b binding protein CP24, chloroplastic-like is translated as MAMAAVTGAVLSGLGSSFLSGGKRSITALGSGVGTGAARVGRKTLIVAAAAAQPKKSWIPAVKGGGNFLDPEWLDGSLPGDFGFDPLGLGKDPAFLKWYREAELIHGRWAMAAVLGIFVGQAWSGVPWFEAGADPRAIAPFSFGSLLGTQLLLMGWVESKRWVDFFNPDSQSVEWATPWSRTAENFANYTGDQGYPGGRFFDPLGLAGKTRDGVYEPDREKLERLKLAEIKHSRLAMLAMLIFYFEAGQGKSPLGALGL